The Felis catus isolate Fca126 chromosome X, F.catus_Fca126_mat1.0, whole genome shotgun sequence genome includes a region encoding these proteins:
- the EMD gene encoding emerin — protein sequence MDDYAVLSDAELAAVLRQYNIPHGPVVGSTRKLYEKKIFEYETQRRRLSPPNSSASSFSYRFSDLDSASVDSDMYDLPKKEDALLYQSKGYGDDYYEESYLSTRTYGEPEPVGASKGFRQPPSSLSDTDTFHHQVREDSLFSSEEESKDRERPVYGRDGTYQSVAHYRPVSSVSRSSLGLSYYPTSSSASPMSSSPSSPTSWLTRRAIRPEKQAPGASLGQDRQVPLWGQLLLFLVFAAFLLFVYYSLQAEDSNPFWTEP from the exons atGGACGACTACGCGGTCCTGTCGGACGCTGAGCTGGCCGCCGTGCTGCGCCAGTACAACATCCCGCACGGGCCTGTCGTGG GTTCCACCCGCAAGCTCTACGAAAAGAAAATCTTCGAGTACGAGACCCAGAGGCGGAGGCTCTCGCCCCCGAACTCGTCCGCGTCGTCTTTCTCCTATCGGTTCTCGG aCTTAGACTCGGCATCAGTGGACTCGGATATGTACGATCTGCCGAAGAAAGAGGACGCCTTACTCTACCAGAGCAAGG GCTACGGTGATGACTACTATGAGGAGAGCTACTTGAGCACCAGGACTTATGGGGAGCCCGAGCCTGTGGGCGCCTCGAAGGGGTTCCGCCAGCCCCCAAGTTCACTCTCAGACACAGACACCTTTCACCACCAG GTGCGTGAGGACAGTCTTTTCTCTTCTGAAGAGGAGAGCAAGGATAG ggAGCGCCCCGTGTATGGCCGGGACGGCACCTACCAGAGCGTCGCGCACTACCGCCCTGTGTCCAGCGTGTCCAGAAGCTCCCTGGGCCTATCCTATTATCCcacctcctcctccgcctcccccaTGTCCTCCTCTCCATCTTCCCCCACTTCGTGGCTCACTCGTCGAGCTATCCGGCCGGAAAAGCAGGCCCCTGGGGCCAGTCTGGGCCAGGACCGCCAGGTCCCCCTCTGGGGCCAGCTGCTCCTGTTCCTGGTCTTTGCCGCCTTCCTGCTCTTTGTTTACTACTCCTTGCAGGCTGAGGACAGCAATCCCTTCTGGACGGAGCCCTGA